A window of Notolabrus celidotus isolate fNotCel1 chromosome 11, fNotCel1.pri, whole genome shotgun sequence contains these coding sequences:
- the igfbp6b gene encoding insulin-like growth factor-binding protein 6b: MPILSNLTTVALLLIAHCGSWTGANRLGPFKVCPSCKDPLGAGRPPRDHNSAGSTSVLAQGEPCGVYTLSCAKGLRCVPPPREHSPLQALLQGRGICAKHSRTTPTERPQPTGPHPSHSGDIEKAPCRKLLNSVLRGLELTIFQSDRDIYIPNCDTRGFYRKKQCRSSKGMQRGHCWCVDELGTPVPSRASEDGTVPCDGE; encoded by the exons ATGCCTATCCTTTCTAACTTAACAACCGTTGCTTTGTTGCTGATTGCTCACTGCGGATCATGGACCGGGGCAAACCGCTTGGGCCCCTTCAAGGTCTGTCCCTCCTGCAAGGATCCACTGGGGGCAGGCCGGCCCCCCAGGGACCATAATTCTGCTGGCAGCACATCAGTGTTGGCCCAGGGAGAGCCCTGTGGTGTGTACACCCTGAGCTGTGCCAAGGGGCTCCGCTGTGTCCCCCCGCCGAGGGAGCACAGCCCTCTGCAGGCTCTGTTGCAGGGAAGGGGCATTTGCGCCAAGCACAGCAGGACAACTCCCACTGAGAGGCCCCAGCCCACAG GTCCTCATCCCTCACACAGTGGTGACATTGAAAAA GCACCCTGCCGCAAGCTGCTTAATAGTGTCCTGAGGGGTCTGGAGCTGACAATCTTCCAGTCTGACCGTGACATCTATATACCCAACTGTGACACCCGTGGCTTCTACAGGAAAAAGCAG TGCCGCTCCTCCAAGGGCATGCAGCGTGGCCACTGCTGGTGTGTGGACGAGCTTGGCACGCCCGTGCCCTCACGTGCCAGTGAGGATGGTACAGTACCGTGCGATGGGGAGTGA